In Actinoplanes lobatus, the DNA window GCGCCACACGCGGGCATGAGCGGGTGGTCCGGTTCCCGGACCCGCACGCCGATCAGAGGCTGCTGAGCGATCTGCGGCACCGGTTGTGGGGTGCCCGCGACCTCCAGGCCCAGCCGCCGCGGGTGTTCGCGGGTTATGCGCGTCAGCATCTGGCCGACGATCCGACGTACCGGGCCGCGCTGGCGGGCCGGGTTGCGCGCCCGGCCGCGCTGGTCGGCCGGGTGATCGACGTGGCGCTGTCGTCGGCGGCGTTCCCGCTGGACTCGTCGCCGGGCCGGCATCTGGCGATCCTGGGCTCGCAGACGGCCGGGGCCGAGGTACTGGATGCGGCGGCCCGGAGTCTGGCCGCCTGCCACCCGCCGCGGACCACCCGGTTCGTGATCGCCTCGATGGTGGCCGAGGGTGACGAGCTGGCCGCCGAGCTGGCCGCCGAGATCGGGCACCGGCAGGAGGTGACGGTGGTGGACGCCGCCGGGCTGGCCGACGAGCTGGATCCGGAGCGGCCGGGTTACCGGGTGGTGTTCGGGCTGGACGCCGCGCCGCCGGGCAGCCTGACCGGTCTGCGCCGGCTGTTGCGGGAGGGCCCGAGCCGTGGCGTGCATCTGCTGTCCTGGTGGCGGGGGGTGCGCCGGTTCAATGAGGAGACCGGCGGCAGCATGGGCCGGGAGGATGTGGCCGGTCTGCTGTTCCTGAACGTTCCGCAGTCGGACGTGTCGCTGATGCTGGGCCGTCCGGTGGACTGGCAGCCGCGGGAGAACCGGGCGCTGCTGCACGACCGGCATGCCGATCGCACGGTGACCGTGGTCCCTTTCGTAGCGCCGGAGAGTGACGCGCCGTGACCGACCAGGCGGAACAGCACGGAGTGATCCCGGTGCAGGCGGGGCCACCGGCGCCGGGGCCGTGGGCGGACTATCTGGAGGCGGCCCGGGAGCTGGACGCGCTGCGCCGGGCGGCCAGTTCGTCGGCGGGTGAGCATGCCGCGACGGTGGCGGCCGCACGGCAGGAGCTGACCTCGGTCCGGGCGCGGCTGGCGCCGCAACGGGCTCGCCTGGCGCGCGATTTCCGCGTACCGGAGAGGGATCTGACGCCGCAACCCGCTGAGCAGGCGGCGGCGCTGGACCGGGTGGCCGGTGGACCGCCCGCCGTGCTGACGGCGCTGCGGGAGGCGCGAGTCACCGCGGACGCCGCGGATCATGCCTTCATCGGGCCGGTTCCGGCCGGGCCGGCCCGGCCGTGGGCGCGCAACCTGCTGATCTACGGCCCGTTCGCGGCCGCGGTGCTGATCGTGCAGGTGCTGCTGTTCCTGGTCGCCCCGCCGGGTTCGTCGTCGACCTACGCGCTGCTGTGCGGCCTGAGCATGCCGCTGCTGGCGTTCGGGATGGGGTGGGCGACGATCGGGTTCGTCTACGGCGGTGAGGGGGCGAAGGTGGATCGCACGCCGGTGCCCGGGCTCATCGCCTGCCTGACGCCGGTGCTGCTCACCTGTGCGGGCACCGGCCTGGAAGCGTTGTTCAATTAGGGCATGGCGAACGTCGAGGAAGTCAAGGTCAACGTGGCGGCCACGGTGGACGGGGCCCGGCAGGCGGTCGGCGGCATCCGGGCCGTGTCCGATCAGCTGGACGAGGCGCTGGCCCGGATGCGGATGACCGCGGTCGGTTCGTTCCATCCGGCCGCCGTGGCCGCGATCGCGCATCTGGAGCAGGCCCGGGCCCGCCTGGACGAGGCGGCGCAGCTCACGAATGCGGCGATCGACTCGGCCGATCAGTACCGCAACGTCATCTAGCGTTGATCAGGGCCATCGCCTCGGCCCGCACCTTGCCGTCGGTCTGGAAGCCGCCGCGCACGGCCGAGGTGACGGTCCGGGCGCCCACCTTGCGGATGCCGCGCATCTCCATGCAGAGGTGCTCGCACTCCAGGACGACTATCGCGCCGCGGGCGCCGAGCTGCTTCATCAGCAGGTCGGCTATCTGCGACGTGAGGCGCTCCTGCACCTGTGGGCGGCGGGCGAACACCTCGACGAGGCGGGCCAGTTTCGACAGGCCGGTGATGCGCCCGTCGGTGCCGGGGATGTAGCCGATGTGCGCCACGCCCTTGAACGGCAGCAGGTGGTGCTCGCACATGCTCTGCACCTCGATGTCGCGGACCAGGACGAGTTCCTCGTGGTCCGCCTCGAAGCTGGTGGTGAGCACGGTGGCCGGGTCGACCCGCAGGCCGGCGAACAGCTCCGCGTAGGCCCGGGCGACCCGGGCCGGGGTGCGCTGGAGACCGTCACGGTCCGGGTCCTCACCGACGGCGATGAGGATCTCCCGGACCGCCTTCT includes these proteins:
- the folE gene encoding GTP cyclohydrolase I FolE, with the translated sequence MEKGSISTQDELDYLAARLVDGKLTGTPVEQAVDLGRIEKAVREILIAVGEDPDRDGLQRTPARVARAYAELFAGLRVDPATVLTTSFEADHEELVLVRDIEVQSMCEHHLLPFKGVAHIGYIPGTDGRITGLSKLARLVEVFARRPQVQERLTSQIADLLMKQLGARGAIVVLECEHLCMEMRGIRKVGARTVTSAVRGGFQTDGKVRAEAMALINAR